CCCATCCGTAAGCGGAGAGGACGGTGCCTGCCTGTCCGGGCAAGTCACTGTAATAAGCCTTTGCCACAGCTTCCGGCGGCAGGGCGGGATGCAGGTACAGCGGCAGCTGCAGTTGTTCCGCTCTTTCCAGCAGCGGCGCAAACGACGGATGGTCCAGGAACCTGCCATTGGTAAGCCCGTTGATCAGCGCGCCACAGAAGCCATGCTCAACGTGTGTCCGTTCCAGTTCGTCGGCGGCGGCCTGCGGAGAGGGCATGGGTAAATGCGCAAAGGCTTTGAAGCGGTCGGGGTGGGAGGCTATCCGCGCGGCAATAGCGTCGTTATACCGCGCTGCGAAGGCCTGGTCTTTTCCCGGAGGCAATAGTTCCGCTCCCTTTCCTGTTACTGACAATATCTGCACGTCAATGCCGTTGGCGTCCATAGATGCCAGGCGGGCATCGGTAATATCTGCCAGCAGCGCTTCCATCTTGTTGATGGCGGATAATTCTCCTGTTGCGCCCAGTTCCCGGGCCATGTCAGGAAAGACAATGTGTTCTTCTAATGTTACAATACGCATACATGAAATATTTGACCACAAAAGTCAAATTATCTCCCGTAGCAATCCTTGATCCGGATCAATAAATCAGCTGTCGGATTTTATTCTGCTAAGTGCTTCCTGGGTAATGTTCAGGTAATTCGCCACCAGTTTATTAGGTAACCGGAGCACCACCTGCGGGTTTTCATCGAGCAACAAACGATAACGCTCTCTGGCGCTTAGGGTGATGAAATCTTCCAGGCGCCTGGTGTTGGTCACGTAGGCATATTCAAGACAGTACCGGTAAAACAAGTCCCAGCCTGGTACATTATCTACGAGGTGATAATAATCAAGCCGGTCAATATACAACAGCTCTGAGGCTTCTACTGCCTGGGTGGCCTCTTTCAGTACCGTACCACCGATAAAGGAGGTGAGGGAAGAGGAGAATGAATTTTCGAAGGCAAAGCGCCGGGTCACTTCCCTTCCGTCCGGTTTGATAAAATACACCCGCAAACATCCTCTGTTAATAAAAAACATACGCCTGGAAGGCTCCCCGATCCGGGACACCAGTGTGTTCTTTTTCACCTGCAGGGGCTTGAAGTAAGGAAGTACCTGCTGCAGGTCGTCCTCCTTTAACGGGCTATGCGTTGTAATATGTCTGGCCAGCTGTTCGTACATGTTGAAAACACATCATTGCCCAAAAATACAGTTTGTTGTTTTTCCGGACATCAAAAAAAAATAATAAACAAATACGCCCACAAAATTGTAATTACCCCTGATGAATAATGGCCGCGTGAACAACTTTTAGTATATTCGGATAACATGAGCAACAGCGTAGCCGCATACGCAGGTTAACCAGCACCCGGATTCCACGTTTAACCCGATTGCCGGACAGTGAATAATGACAAACAACGATGGTTCCCATTGCAGCGTTTATTTTTCAGTTATCAGCCCGTGTATATGTCCCTGATGGATACATGCATGAAACATATTGTTTTTTAAACCAAATCTGAACCACATGAAAATTTCAAATCCTGTGCAAACAGCTATGGCTGCCGCATTGCTGTTCTCATCCTGCCTGCTGATGAATGCCTGCACTAAAAACCTGGCCGACAACACACTTTCCCAACAAGCTACAGACGCTGCGAAGCGGGCCGCTGTGCTCACTGGTGCTGTTACCGACAGTAGCCTGATCGCCTACAAAAAGAGCCCGCATGAAATCTACGCCGGCTTTTACCGGTTCCAGGGCCCGTGTTATGGCGCTGCGCCCAATGGCTCTAACTTTTCACAGGTGCCCGACAGTCTCGATGTGCTGATCCTGTTTTGTTTCAGTCCCAGTTCCCCGATCGCAGACAGCGTGCCCCGATGGATCAATGCCCTGCATGCAAAGGGTACCAAAGTGATCGTCACCGGCAACCTGGACCTGGCGCCGGGTGCGCCGGACAACACTACAGGTTACGCCACTACTGCGAAGCGCATCATGGACAGTATCGTTAACCGCTACGGATTTGACGGTTATGACATCGATATTGAAAGTAATCCTTCCGGTACCGAATTGACCAGGATGGCGGGAGTTTACAGCGCCTTGTCCAAATACCTGGGCCCTAAATCCGGCACCGGTAAACTGCTGACATTTGATACCAATCAAAGCGGCAGTAACAGCCTGTTCAAAAAAGTATACACCATGGTAGACTATGTATGGCTGCAGGCCTATGGTAGGGGAGCATCCACGCTTCAGTCCACCTGGAATACTTTTGCTCCGTATATCAAATCCACACAGTTCATTCCCGGTTTCTCCTTTTATGAAGAAAGAGGCTATCCCGGCAATGTGTGGTACGACGTGACTTATCCTGTAAATGGCACCGGCCGGGCTTTTGACTATGCACGGTGGGAACCTTCCGGTGGTAAAAAAGGCGGGGTATTCAGTTACGCCATCGATCGGGATGCGCCGTTAACGTCTTCTACGGACAACACGCTTTATACGCCGACTTATATCGTCAGCAAAATGTTGATACGGATTATGAATCCCTGATGAAGAATAAAACAGTCACGCCTTCATCTGACTGCGATGAAGGCGTGACTAAGTGTTATTGATGCAGCCCCTTTTTCCTCAGATATCGAAGCAGTTGCTCCGGCAAATCAGTCTGGATAACATTGGCGCGTTTGAACTTTGAAAGCAGTTGATCAAACCCGGTATTTTCGGCCTTTTTTTCCATATCGTCAAAATCTCCCAAAGCGTTGATCCATACCCGTGACCCTGCGGTGCGGATGTCGTTGATGACATTGTCTGAAAAGGAGTCGTCAATATGAATAACGGGGAATTGGCCCATTTTCAGGATGGCGGCTGTTTCCACGGCGTTATGTGCCCTTGGCATAACAGGTATTTGTTTGTCGATGCTTTGCAGGAACGGCACCTGTTGATGATCATACACGAAGAACAGCACCTGCCTGGCGGTGCCGGTAGCCTGTACCTCTTCACATGTTTTGCGGGCCGCTTCCCGGCTGTCGGCCTTGAAGTCTATATCGATGATAATATGTCCTTTGGCCAGCAATAATGCCTCTTTGAAAGTGGGGATTTTCTCGGTGGTAGGCTGCCCGTTATGCAGTAAAGGAAACTGTTGCAGTTCTGCATAGGTATAGCTGCTTACTTTTCCTTTCTTTCCTGTGGTGCGGGTGATGGTTTGGTCGTGCATAAGCACCAGCACGCTGTCTTTGGTCATCCGCACGTCCAGTTCCGCGATGTCTATGCCTTGTCTGATCGCTTCTCTGATAGCACCTAAGGAGTTTTCCGGGTAGTAGGTATGTGCCGACCGGTGTGCGGCCACCAGGACACGTTCGGGGTGCTGGTGAAAATCTTCCAGTATAGAATCAATCTTTTCTTTGGCGGTAGTCGTTTGTGCCTGGAGAGCGCTCCAGGTGCCGAGCCATGCCAGTACGATAAAAAAACAGCGTTTCATGTGGTTGTGTTTTTGATTTAAAAATATCCGTTGTTCTGTGGGAATTTGACGGTAGACAGATCTATCTGTGCCTGCGGAACAGGGCGTAAAACGTGGTACGCCTTAATGTTTACCGCATTGGGATTGTATTTCTTCACTCTTTCTATCAACTTGCCGGTGCGGACAAGGTCCATCCAGCGCATTCCTTCACCACCCAGTTCCCGTGCGCGTTCGTCGAGGAGCTGGTCTATGTCCAGCCGGGCGGCGGTAACATCGGGCAACTGTTTTCCTGGTTTGGCAGCCCTGGCCCTGACGGCGTTGAAGTAGGGAAGCGCCTCGGTGGGCTTTCCTGCCATGATCAAGGCTTCAGCCGCCAGCAGGTAGGTTTCTGAGAAGCGGTACACAAAAAAATCGCGGAAGCCGTTGAGGGCCTGTACGCTGGCGCGGGTAGGGTCATCATGTTTTTTGATGCCCCAGTGCATGTTGTCGTTGTTGGGCGCAATGAGTGAAGTGACGCCCGGTGATATCTGCCATACTACGGTGTCGCCTATCTTTTTTCCTGCCGGCAGGGTAGCGGTGTTGTTGTACGTCCACGTATAACGGAAGGTGACGTCAAAGCGGGCATCATTTGGATCAAACAGTTCTCTGAAGAAGGCGGTAGGCCTGAAGCGGGTATAGGGGCGTCCGCCTTGTTCCAGGTCGCGTTTCAGGCCGGCATACTGGTCGTACGCCGGCGTAAAGAAAGCGTGTCCCTGGTTGCCGTCGTCATTAAACAGGGCATTGTTGATGTATTGTACGGCGAATACAATTTCGGTATTTCGCTGGTTGTTGTAGTCAAATACGCCACCATAGGTTTTTACCAGCTGGTAAGGCCCTTCTTTGATCACTTTTACCGCAGCAGCGGCAGCGCCGTCATAGTCTTTCAGCAGCAACTTTACTTTTGCCAGCTGGTGAAGCGCGGCGCCCCTGGTGATCCGTCCGTAGTCAGGAGATGTCCAGCTCAGCTGATCGGCAGCGAACTGCGTATCTTCCAGCATGCTTTTCCAGATTTCCTCTTTGGCCGTTCTGCCGGCATCAGTCACCACACCCTTGGTTTCGTGTGCTGAATAGACTACATCCCCGAACTGAAGGGTCAGCCAGTAATAATAATGTGCCCGAAGGAATCGGGTTTCCGCCTTGTACTGTGTTTTGAGCTTATCGTCCATGGCCACAGCGTCTATCCTGTCGAGGACGGTATTGGCGGCATTGATGCCGGCATAACAATCATTCCAGATACCGTTCAGGTAATCATCCGCAGGATTGAGGGCGGCGGAATAGTCGTCCATATATTTATAACCGCCGTCTTTTCCGTGATGGAAGAGGTCAGTGCCCATAGTCGTAACAGTAAAGCCTTTCTGGGAACCGTATAGCCCTCTCAGTTTGCTGTATACGCCGGTAACACCGTTGGATATGCCGGCCGGCGTGCTGTATATGGCTTCCGGTACCGGTTTGTACAGCTCTTTTTCATCCAGGCTACAGGAGGTAAAGAACGTGCAGCACAGGGATATGGCAGTAAGCAGATGAAGATGTTTATTAAATAACATAACCTGTTTTTTAATCGTTAGAAAGCAGCATTAAGACCGATGGCATACATTTTTACGGTAGGGTACATGGCACGGGTACCGTCTGATTCAAACTCCGGGTCTTGTCCCTTATAGTTTGTAATGGTAAATGGATTCTCGGCGCTCAGCGTGATTTTTAAGGTTTTGATGGCGGCGCGCTGCAGCCATAATGACGGCAGTGAATAAGCTACTGCCAGGTTTTTGACCCTTACGAAGCTGGCATCTTTGTAAGCCAGCGTGGAACCGAGGTACACGCTTTCCTGGTTCTTATCAGGACGTGGGTTGTCATTGGTCGGATTTTCCGGTGTCCAGTAGTTTACGTTGATGTTGTTGTACCTGCCGGCCAAACGGTTGTTGTTTTCAAACCACCTGGAGTTGATGAGATAATGCTGACGGGTATTGATCACGACGGCCAGCTCCAGTCCCTTGTAGGAGAACCGGTTGGTCATACCGCCGATCCAGCCGGGGAATTCTGATCCGAGGACCACGCGGTCCTGGTCACTGTACTGTTTGTCGCCGTTTCTGTCCAGCAGCTTTATCTGTCCGGGTTTGGCGCCGTAATCCTTCGCTGTTTCCAGCTCGCTGGTTTGCCAGATGCCTGTTTTCTGATAGTCATAGAATACTTTGATAGGTTGGCCAATAAACCACTGGTTGCCCACATCATCTTTCCCGTCGCCATACAGTTGCACAATCTCGTTTTTGTTAGTGGAAAAATTCAGATCGGTGGTCCATTGAAAACCGTTTTCGTTGTTGATGTTGACGGTGGAGAGTGTTACTTCCCAGCCTCTGTTGCGGGTGGCGCCAATGTTTTGCAGCACTTCCGTATAACCGGTGCTGCCGGGGATACTTCTTCTCAACAGGATATTTTTGGTATTGGCGATATAATGTTCTACGGTACCGGTGATACGGTTATTAAACAGCGCAAAGTCGATCCCTGCGTTCAGGGAGGCAGTGGATTCCCATTTAAGGTTGGGATTGGCGATGGTGGCGGGCTGGAAGCCGTTCATCCCTGTTTCCCCGAAAGCATAGCTGCTTTTTTTGAGCGTGCTGAAGGTGCCGTAGGGCAGAATGCCGTTAAAGCCGGTGCTGCCGTAGCTGAGGCGCAGTTTTAAGGCGTTTACCTGGCGGAGGGACTGCATAAACGGTTCGGCATCTACGCGCCAGGCCACAGCGGCAGAAGGGAAGTAGCCCCATTTATGTCCGGCAGCGAAAACGGAAGAACCATCTGCTCTGCCGGTAATGGTCAGGAGATAACGGTTTTTATAATCATAGTTGACGCGGGCCATATAAGACAACAGGAGCGACCTGCGGTAGTCGCTGCTGATGCCGGTCACTTCGCCGGCTGTTTCGAGGTTGTGATAGCTTTGGGTTTCATAGGGCAGTTTGTTGGCCCTGATACCGGAGCTGTTGACGGTTTGCTGTTGGGAGCTTTGCAGCAGGGTAATGCCCAGGCGTTGCGACTTTGACAGCTGTCTGGTATATTTCAGTATATTTTCCACCGTTACAGAGAACATATCTGAATTGCTCAAACCTGCGGTGGCATTGCCTCCCTGGTTATCGTCTGTTTCACTTCCCTTGAAATAACCTTCTTTAGACGCTTCCATTTCCGGGCCTATGTTCAGGCGATAGGTAAGATCTTTAAAGATGTCCCATTCGCCGTACATGCTGGCAAACACACGTGTCTTATAACGT
This sequence is a window from Chitinophaga varians. Protein-coding genes within it:
- a CDS encoding amidohydrolase family protein, with translation MRIVTLEEHIVFPDMARELGATGELSAINKMEALLADITDARLASMDANGIDVQILSVTGKGAELLPPGKDQAFAARYNDAIAARIASHPDRFKAFAHLPMPSPQAAADELERTHVEHGFCGALINGLTNGRFLDHPSFAPLLERAEQLQLPLYLHPALPPEAVAKAYYSDLPGQAGTVLSAYGWGWHSETALHVLRLVFSGTLDRYPRLKIIIGHMGEMIPMMMARTENAGKSIGLQRPVGQTLRDQVHITTSGIFTEPPLMAALATFGIDNIMFSVDYPFSTNEAGKSFLESMPLPAEQIARIASGNADRLLGLRP
- a CDS encoding Crp/Fnr family transcriptional regulator; this encodes MYEQLARHITTHSPLKEDDLQQVLPYFKPLQVKKNTLVSRIGEPSRRMFFINRGCLRVYFIKPDGREVTRRFAFENSFSSSLTSFIGGTVLKEATQAVEASELLYIDRLDYYHLVDNVPGWDLFYRYCLEYAYVTNTRRLEDFITLSARERYRLLLDENPQVVLRLPNKLVANYLNITQEALSRIKSDS
- a CDS encoding glycosyl hydrolase family 18 protein, producing MKISNPVQTAMAAALLFSSCLLMNACTKNLADNTLSQQATDAAKRAAVLTGAVTDSSLIAYKKSPHEIYAGFYRFQGPCYGAAPNGSNFSQVPDSLDVLILFCFSPSSPIADSVPRWINALHAKGTKVIVTGNLDLAPGAPDNTTGYATTAKRIMDSIVNRYGFDGYDIDIESNPSGTELTRMAGVYSALSKYLGPKSGTGKLLTFDTNQSGSNSLFKKVYTMVDYVWLQAYGRGASTLQSTWNTFAPYIKSTQFIPGFSFYEERGYPGNVWYDVTYPVNGTGRAFDYARWEPSGGKKGGVFSYAIDRDAPLTSSTDNTLYTPTYIVSKMLIRIMNP
- a CDS encoding glycerophosphodiester phosphodiesterase family protein; this encodes MKRCFFIVLAWLGTWSALQAQTTTAKEKIDSILEDFHQHPERVLVAAHRSAHTYYPENSLGAIREAIRQGIDIAELDVRMTKDSVLVLMHDQTITRTTGKKGKVSSYTYAELQQFPLLHNGQPTTEKIPTFKEALLLAKGHIIIDIDFKADSREAARKTCEEVQATGTARQVLFFVYDHQQVPFLQSIDKQIPVMPRAHNAVETAAILKMGQFPVIHIDDSFSDNVINDIRTAGSRVWINALGDFDDMEKKAENTGFDQLLSKFKRANVIQTDLPEQLLRYLRKKGLHQ
- a CDS encoding RagB/SusD family nutrient uptake outer membrane protein translates to MLFNKHLHLLTAISLCCTFFTSCSLDEKELYKPVPEAIYSTPAGISNGVTGVYSKLRGLYGSQKGFTVTTMGTDLFHHGKDGGYKYMDDYSAALNPADDYLNGIWNDCYAGINAANTVLDRIDAVAMDDKLKTQYKAETRFLRAHYYYWLTLQFGDVVYSAHETKGVVTDAGRTAKEEIWKSMLEDTQFAADQLSWTSPDYGRITRGAALHQLAKVKLLLKDYDGAAAAAVKVIKEGPYQLVKTYGGVFDYNNQRNTEIVFAVQYINNALFNDDGNQGHAFFTPAYDQYAGLKRDLEQGGRPYTRFRPTAFFRELFDPNDARFDVTFRYTWTYNNTATLPAGKKIGDTVVWQISPGVTSLIAPNNDNMHWGIKKHDDPTRASVQALNGFRDFFVYRFSETYLLAAEALIMAGKPTEALPYFNAVRARAAKPGKQLPDVTAARLDIDQLLDERARELGGEGMRWMDLVRTGKLIERVKKYNPNAVNIKAYHVLRPVPQAQIDLSTVKFPQNNGYF
- a CDS encoding TonB-dependent receptor, whose protein sequence is MKIYTSIVVSLLQQIRKTGRRLFILIIVIAQLLPGAASHAQSPAGTETIDYTFSGQSLKEALAIIQQKTNYLFVYNEQLIAPYRTVSLHANKKTVAWTVHELLRNTRLTYKIQNNKIIILEKETAAAAPPVIPAEKVKGKVTDEKGMPLPGVTVAVKNANRGDITNSEGLFSIDAATGDILLLSMSGYMRREITVSARQLPATVLHEDVKGLEEVVVVGYGTQKKRDITGSISSVKGNDIAEQPTTNAAQALKGKVAGLDVFSSGNEPGAGANILLRGQRSIKNDNSPLIVLDGIPMVGGFNEINPSDIASVEVLKDASSTAIYGSRAANGVLIITTKRGKAGKTNVAYDAYYGITAITKKLDLMNGEQFAQLRREAARTADPNNNYPADATLFDDIALRSLAQSRSTDWQDLIYHNGAKQNHQLSLTGGKEKTQFAVSFNYFKEKGIVDKTDFTRGALRINLDHQVNSRIRMGVSTLASMSSQNVTDNTVFDNALRLNPLGVPYDSTGKLLFRPNNDEGQRVNPLMIIKNTIIQRYKTRVFASMYGEWDIFKDLTYRLNIGPEMEASKEGYFKGSETDDNQGGNATAGLSNSDMFSVTVENILKYTRQLSKSQRLGITLLQSSQQQTVNSSGIRANKLPYETQSYHNLETAGEVTGISSDYRRSLLLSYMARVNYDYKNRYLLTITGRADGSSVFAAGHKWGYFPSAAVAWRVDAEPFMQSLRQVNALKLRLSYGSTGFNGILPYGTFSTLKKSSYAFGETGMNGFQPATIANPNLKWESTASLNAGIDFALFNNRITGTVEHYIANTKNILLRRSIPGSTGYTEVLQNIGATRNRGWEVTLSTVNINNENGFQWTTDLNFSTNKNEIVQLYGDGKDDVGNQWFIGQPIKVFYDYQKTGIWQTSELETAKDYGAKPGQIKLLDRNGDKQYSDQDRVVLGSEFPGWIGGMTNRFSYKGLELAVVINTRQHYLINSRWFENNNRLAGRYNNINVNYWTPENPTNDNPRPDKNQESVYLGSTLAYKDASFVRVKNLAVAYSLPSLWLQRAAIKTLKITLSAENPFTITNYKGQDPEFESDGTRAMYPTVKMYAIGLNAAF